TGGAGTAAACTTTATTGATACAGCTGATGTGTACGATGCTGGCTTAAGTGAGGCTGCGGTTGGGAAAGCTGTGAGAGAATTTTCAGGGAAAATTTTTGTTGCTACCAAATGCGGAAGAAGGATTCAGCCTCATCAAAATCAAGGCTATACCGTTGATAAGTTGAGAAGGTATGTGGAGGATAGTCTCAGAAATACGGGGCTAGAACAGCTGGATTTAATTCAATTGCATTGCCCACCTACAGAGGTGTATACCAGGGATGAAATTTTTGGGCTGTTTGAAGATTTAAAAAGCGAGGGGAAAATTGCAGCGATGGGAGTTAGTGTGGAGAAAATCACAGAGGGACTTAGCGCTATGAAATATGAAATCGTCTCGAGTATTCAGGTGATTTTTAATATTTTTCGCCAAAGGCCGGCGGAAATACTTTTTAGAAATGCTGCTAAAAATGACATTGGATTGATTGTTCGGGTTCCTTTGGCGAGTGGCCTGTTGAGTGGAAATATTAATACCGAAACTAGCTTTTCGAAAGATGATCATCGCTATTTCAATAGAGAGGGTAAAGCTTTCGATAAAGGTGAAACTTTCTCTGGAGTACCTTTGGAAATTGCCTTTCCAGCGATAGAAGAATTGAAAAAAGAAATTGGGGCAGATTATTCCTTAGCGGCTTTTGCTTTGAAATGGGTGCTGATGTTTCCTGAGGTTAGTACCGTAATCCCAGGTGCATCCAAGCTTTCACAGCTGCAATCAAACATCAAAGTTTCGGAAATGGCACCTTTATCTGAAAAAAATATGGCTATCGCAAGAGAGGTATATGACAAATACATTCGGCCAGAAGTGCATCATCTGTGGTAAAAAATTAAGCCCCTTGAATCGAGATTCAAGGGGCTTTTATTATAAGCTATTTTGGTTATCTCTTTCTTTCCTTAATTGGACCATTTTGATTTGATTTTGAACAAGCATGTTTTGATCTGATAAAAGATCAAAGTTTACGACTGCTTTATCTGTTCGGTCCATTAAAGTGATCATGTCATCTCCGATTCGGATGACTTCTAAAGATTCACCTTTAAATTTCAAGTCTTTAGGCTTTACAAATAATTTACCTTCCTTTTCAATAACCTCCCCTAGATCAAAAAGAATCGGGTTAAGTTCTTTGTCCACTGATTCTTGAATTGAAATACTTGGGCTCCAACCATTTCTTGCCAGTTGAATCTTTTGATGATAGTAAAATTTGTGGTTTTCAATCAGTGCTCTTGCAGCTTTTGTATCTAGCTTTTCGGAGGAATAGGCTTTGGCAGAGTAAGTCGTCATGGTACTATTGCCAGGGGTATTTTCATTTCCGTACTGATTTCCTCTCTGAAATTGATTCCCAATGAAAAGCGCATTAGCGCCCATCATAAATGCCTCGGTTTTCAATTTAGTCAGCGCTCGATTATTCACATTGTTCACACTAGAAAGTGTAGTTACTCCAACAGCTTTAGAAAATAAATCCCCCATAATTTCCAAGCCTTCTATTTCGACTGGATTGAAAGTGACAAAGATTTTATCGATATCAAGAAGTGTATTTACTTCTTTAAATGGGCTTTTGAATTCTTCAGTTCTTCCACTTGAAAATTCAATTTTATCTACAAGATTCTTGCTGATAGAATAGAGTACCTCCTCACCAGGATAGGTGTATTTAATGATCCCGGTCCCAACTTCCTTAATAACAACTTCTTTATGCCCGTCTTTCAAAAACAATTTATCGCTTTTGGTTTGGGAAAAGCTTTTGCCGGTAAATGCCAAGCAAAATAGCACTGGGATAAGGGTTCTTTTCATAAATAAGTTAGTGAATAATTTCTACTCAAAGTTCGGAAGTATTTACGGTGTAGTTAAACGAATGTTCTAATTTTATTTGCTATTTAGTAAAAAAAAATCCCTCAAACTTTCGTCTGAGGGATTTTATATATTCTTGACTCTTGATGCTTATTTAAGCGTCTTTTTTGGCCATTCTTGTTCTTTCACCTTCATCCAAGAAAATTTTTCTCATACGGATGGTTTTAGGAGTGATTTCAAGGTATTCATCCTTTTGGATATATTCCATTGCTTCCTCAAGAGAGAACTTCACTGCAGGAGCAATCTTAGTGTTATCATCAGAACCTGAAGCACGCATGTTGGTTAGCTTCTTTCCTTTTTGAACGTTAACTACAATATCACTGTCTCTGCTATGCGCGCCAATTACTTGACCTCCGTAAAGCTCTTCTCCAGGATTTACGAAGAATGTACCTCTATCTTGTAGCTTATCAATTGAATAAGCAGTACAAGGACCGTTTTCCATAGAAATGATAGAACCAGTTGTCCTTTCTGGAATCGTTCCTTTGAAAGGCTCATATGCACTGAAACGGTGGTTCATGATAGCTTCACCTTGAGTGGCAGTAAGCACGTTGTTTCTCAAACCGATCAAACCTCTTGAAGGGATTTTAAACTCCAAGTGTTGAAGATCACCTTTTGGCTCCATGATCAATAGCTCACCTTTACGCTGAGTAGCTAATTCAATCACTTTACCTGCGGTAGATTCAGGAACGTCCACTACCAATGTTTCGATAGGTTCGTTCTTTTCTCCGTCTATTTCTCTGAAAATTACTTGTGGCTGACCAACTTGCAGTTCATATCCTTCTCTTCTCATTGTTTCAATCAAAACAGACAAGTGTAGAATTCCACGACCGTAAACCAAGAATTTGTCCTCAGAATCAGTTGGCTCAACACGTAGTGCTAAGTTTTTCTCTGTTTCTTTCATCAATCGATCTCTCAAGTGACGAGAAGTCACAAACTTTCCTTCTTTACCGAAGAATGGAGAGTTATTGATCGTGAAGAGCATATTCATGGTAGGCTCGTCAATCGCAATTCTTTTCAGAGGCTCAGGGTTTTCTAAGCTTGCGATGGTGTCACCAATCTCGAAGTCTTCGATTCCTGTTACAGCACAAATATCACCGGCTACAACTTCAGTTACTTTCGCTTTACCTAATCCTTCAAACGTATGAAGTTCTTTTACCCTTACTTTTTTGAAAACGTCATCATTTTTACAAAGAGTTACTTGCTCTCCTTCTTTGATGCTTCCTCTTTTTACTCTACCGATAGCGATACGGCCAACGAAGTTAGAGTAATCCAAAGACGTAATTTGCATCTGTAAAGATCCCTCTTCAATTTTTGGAGCTGGAATATAATCTACGATTGCATCCAAAAGAGGAACGATTGAGTCTGTTGGGTTTTTCCAATCAGGTCCCATCCAATTCTGCTTAGCAGAGCCATATAGGGTATGGAATTCCAATTGCTCTTCTGTAGCATCTAAGTTGAACATTAATTCAAAAACTGCTTCATGAACTTCGTCAGGACGACAGTTTTCTTTGTCCACTTTATTGACCACTACAATAGGTGTAAGTCCTAGATCCAAAGCTTTTCCCAAAACGAATCTTGTTTGTGGCATTGGTCCTTCAAAAGCATCTACCAAAAGAATAACTCCATCGGCCATCTTCAATACTCGCTCCACTTCACCACCGAAATCGGCGTGACCAGGGGTGTCAATGATGTTGATTTTTGTGTCTCTATATCTTACTGATACGTTCTTGGAAAGGATAGTAATCCCTCTTTCACGCTCCAGATCATTATTGTCAAGAATCAAGTCGTCGAACTGCTGATTCTCTCTAAAGATTTTAGAAGCATGAATGATTTTATCCACGAGTGTAGTTTTGCCGTGGTCAACGTGTGCGATGATCGCGATATTCCGAATATTCTGCATGGTTTGCCTGATTGAAGGCGCAAAAGTACGAATAATATTTCGCAGTAAGGTTATGACTTCGTGAAGTTTGGCTCATTTATAAGAAGATCTAAAAAGAAAATGGCCTTTTTATGAAGATTTGTGTGATTCCTTATATAAAATTCTGGTTTGATAGGCGCAATAGTTTTAGTAGAATTGACAGCCAATTTTAGGTAAAACCTAAATTACTGATCAGTAATTACTTAAAAGTCCTCACAGAAACTACACATGAAAATAATTTTTAAACTTATTAGTCTATGTGTTTTGTCTTTATCATTTCAAGTGGCTTTTTCTCAGGAAAAGGCTACTGATTTAGTCAATCCATTTATTGGAACTGCACCACTAACAGATCCCGAGGTCATTGGCTACACACCTCCCAAGGATTGGAGAGTCTGGGCTGGATTGACTTTTCCTGGAAGTGCCTTGCCCAATGCGATGGTCCAACTTAGTCCTATAACGAAATGGGGGTCAGGAGCAGGATATGAATATGAAGACTCTGAGATTTTAGGTTTTGCTCATACGAATAAAGGCCATTGGAATCTTTGTAATCTTCCGGTATTGCCAATTTCTGCAGAGGCTGTTGCGCCTTTTAAGTCATCTTTTTCCCATGAAAATGAAAATGCCAGCCCTGGATATTATGACGTTTATCTAGATGACTATAAAGTGGGAGTGAAGTTGACTTCGACACTTCGAACAGGTCTCCATGAGTATAGTTTTGACAATTCAAAAGGACGTAGAATTCTTTTTGGTTTAGGGAAAGCCAATAATGGAGTTTCTGATTGGGAAATCCGTTTAGTTGGTACAAAAGCAGTGGCGGGTTTTCAAAGAGTAGGAAGGGATAAAGTTCATTTCTATGCTGAGTTAAGCCATGAGGTAAACGATTTGAAACTGGAAGCACAAGGACAGAAGGACGGATTTGCTGTTCTTTCTCTATCCGATCAAGATGCAGGGGTAGTAACAATGAAAATCGGGATATCTTATGTGAGTATAGCTAATGCAAAAGAGAATCTGGAAAGTGAATCAATCGATGCCTCTTTTGAAGAAGTTCAAACTGCTGCAGAAAAGGAATGGGATGGTTTGCTGTCTAAGATTTCTGTAAAAAGCGATTCTCGTCGGGACAAGGAGATGTTCTATACCTCACTTTATCGTACTTTCCTTTGGCCGGCTTTACGCAGTGATGCAAATGGAGAGTTTTCAGATGAAGCTGGAAAGATTCAAAAACAGGATTTTAAGTATTATACCATTCCTTCACTTTGGGATACTTATAGAAATAAATTGGTTTTGTTAAGTATTCTGTCTCCTGAAGTAACGGGAGATGTGATCTCTTCCCTGATCAATCGAGCTGAAATTACTGGATTTGTTCCGACTTTCTTCCATGGAGATCATGGGGCGCCATTTATCGCCGGGTCTTACAAGAGAGGAATCAGTAATTTTGATGTGCAGAAAGCATACTCCTTCCTTTTGAATAACGCCTATAATGCCAAAGGGCCTAGAGCTCATGTGGAAGAGTACATTGCCAAAGGCTTTATCTCAGACCCTCAAGTAGAGAACCCACATGTGGAGACCAAAGCAAAGGCAGGAGTGTCCAAAACTTTGGAATATGCCTATGACGATTATTCCTTGGCGATTTTAGCAGATACACTAGGTGATAAAGAACATTTTCAAGATTTGATGAGTCGCTCCCAGAACTACAAGAATGTCTTCGATCCATCTATAAATTTTATGAGGGGAAGGCTGGAGAATGGAGATTGGATTTCTCCATTCGATACGGAGTATCCATATTATGAGTACATGTTCCGAGAAGCGAATGCCTGGCAAGTTTCTTTTTATGCTCCCCATGATATGCCTGGTCTAGTGAGTCTGTACGGTGGGCCAGACATGTTTGAGGAAAAGCTAGATGAGTTTTTTACCAAGCCTTGGAATCCAAATCATATTGCCAGAAATGTTTCCACTTTTATCGGTCAGTATTGTCAGGGAAACCAGCCTGATCACGAGGCTCCTTTTGCCTATTACTATGTGAACAAGCCAGAAAAATCACAGGCAATTCTGGATAAGATCATGAACGAGCTGTATGGTATTGGGCCAGAGGGTTTGGCGCTTTCTGGTATGGATGATGCCGGTGAAATGTCTTCTTGGTTTGTGTGCGCTGCTGTGGGTCTGTACCCCATGTCTCCAGCTGACGCGGATTATTTGGTGACTGTGCCACTATTTGACGATGTAACTTGGAAGGTGGATAATGGAAATGACTTAGTGATCCTCAATCCAAATAGAGGAAGAAAATTACAAGAGATCAAAGTCAATGGAAAGACTCTAGATGGATATTTTGTAGGGCATGACTTATTTAGAAAAGGTGGGAAGATCGAGTTGGTGACGAATTGAATTGACAATTTTCAATGATCTGGGAGCAAAGCTAAAAGTCGAAGAATATATCAATTTGAATAAGGGAGAGTTTTATGCCAGCTGAGCGCTTTTGACCGTTCCAGAAAGTACTCTATAGCTTAACACTAATAACAGGCAGAACCAAAATGAAAATGCATATAATAAGGTTTGGTTTCTAAATCCAGTCCATTGAAACCACTCTAATAGCAATACAATCTGACTAATCCCTTTGCTCAGCTGCTCTCCAGTCTTTTAGCTTTTCTCACAAAAACCTTTCATTCTCTCCCAATTTTTCAGACTTTTCTGAGATGGATTACCAGCAGCTAATAGAAGAAGTTTACCAAGAGGTTCAGGAAGAGAATTTAAAAGGCAAAGTCGCAGACTATATTCCTGAAATTGCCACGGTTGATCCGAACCAGTTTGGCATTGCTCTGGTAGATATCAAAGGAAATGTCTTTGGTGTAGGAGATCATCAGAAACCATTTTCTATTCAAAGTATCAGTAAGGTTCACACCCTTACCATGGTGTTTAATTTTTTTAATTCAAAGCTTTGGACTCGTGTCAATGTGGAGCCTAGTGGCGACCCTTTCAATTCCATTGCGCAGCTAGAATACGAGAAAGGGATTCCTAGAAATCCCTTTATTAATGCAGGGGCTCTGGTAATTACCGATGCCCTTTGTAGCAAATTTGAGAAACCTATAGAGCAAGTGTCGGCTTTTATTAATGAGCTCGCAGGAGAGACATGTGTGATGGTCAATAATGATGTTAAGAATTCAGAAATGGATCATGGGGAAAGAAATACGGCTTTAGCTTACTTTTTAAAGTCCTTCAAAAATTTCAATAACCCAATAGATCAAGTGTTGGAAGTTTATTTTTCCCATTGTGCTATGGAAATGAGCTGTGTTGATCTTGCAAAATCCTTCTCTTTTTTAGCAAATGATGGTTATTCAATTTTTGCAGATCGGCAGGTTTTGACAGAAAGCCAGTCTCGCAGAGTAAATGCATTAATGCTGACTTGTGGATTTTATGATGAAGCAGGTGAATTTGCTTATAAGGTTGGACTCCCTGGGAAAAGTGGCGTAGGAGGTGGAGTAGCGGCTGTGATGCCTCATAAGTTCAGTATTGCCGTTTGGAGTCCAGAACTCAATGAGAAAGGGAATTCTGTCAAAGCGATTCGTGCTTTGGAGCTATTGACCGATAAGCTATCCTTTTCATTGTTTTAAATTTGTAACAAAACTTCTTTTGGTTCTCTTTTTGATGCAAATTCAATAAAGGCTCACTTCCTAATGAGAATGTTACGGTTTTACTTTCTGTTTCTAACTTTATTTCTGTGTGGATTTTTGTCCCATGCACAGAATAAAGGACCCGGTTTTGGAGTAAAGGGAGGTGTCAACTATGCAACATCAGGAAAGTATTTTACTGATGCCGGATCCATTTGGAAAAACCCACAAGCTTCAACGGGTTATCATTTTGGAGCCTTTTATAAATTGGGGAATTACGACTTATTTCTTCGTCCTGAGCTAATTTATTCCAATACGAAATTTGATGCTGGAGTTGGGACGGTGAAATTGCGACGCCTAGATGCTCCGGTATTAGTAGGGATGAATTTTTTTAAATTCATCAGCTTGGTGGGAGGCCCTTCATTTCATTATAGCCTAAAAGACAACTATTCTGACTTTTTTGAAAATTCACCCAACAAAAAACTGTTTTTGGGGTACCAGTTTGGGTTAGGGTTTAATGTAGGTCCAGTAGGCTTAGATTTAAGGTATGAACGTGTTCTCAATGATCAGAAAATGACCTTAGATCAGTTTTTGAAAAGGAAGGATAAATTTAGAACAGAGCAGATAATTTTAGGACTGTCCTTTCAGATCAAGTAATTTCAGATTTAATCCTCTACAAGGAAAGGAGTGAAAATTTCCTTCCACAAAGAATATCCTTTTTCATTCATATGAAGGTTGTCCTCGATGAAAATATCGTTTCTTGGCTTCCCTGTTTTGTCTAGCATGATATCCCACACATTGACGAAGTTTACATTGTCATGAGCCGTGCAGTATTGTCTCATCAAATCATTCAAAACTAGGTAGGAGGTCTTTAATTCCCATCGGGATATACTTGGTTTTGCTGCAATGAGGTTGACAGTGGTATTCGGGAGTTGCTTCTGAATTCGGGTTACAATTTCATCCAACGTTTTCATGACTTCAGTGGCGGTTTTTCCTCCGTTGATATCATTGTCCCCTTCATAAATAAATACTTTTGAAGGCTCAAAGCGTAAGACCGCAGGGAATAGTTGAGCAGATAAATCCTCCGCTGTAGAACCGCCAAAGCCGGTGTTAATGATAGGGACTTCAGGAAACTGTGCTTGAAGGTTTTTCCACATTCTTATACTGGAACTGCCAGTGAAAAGCACGCTTCCTTTTGACCAGCCTTTATTATCTACCTCTTGGCTAATTTGAGCGATTTCCTGATCAAATCTATTTTCTTGAGCAAAGAGATTTGCAGTTGCTGTTAAGCTCAAAAATAGGACTAAGGTTACTAGGGTTTTAAGTTTCATAAACTAAATATATTTCTTTTTCTGAGATGATCAATAACGTCCATAAAATGCTCATTCTCGTACAGTACGGACATTTTATCGATTTGTTCAAAATCAATTCTAGCCCAAAATTTCAGTAAAAAACTACTTTAATGAGCATTTTAGAATGATTTCGTCACATTTCGACTTTTCGAATGTCTAATTTAACTTTTTTGGAGAAGTTTTAGCGTTATAAGTCCAGACTCATCCAAATAATCACTTATGTCTCAAGTAACTCGCTTCTTTTGGTTTTGTAGTGGAGCTAACTTTTCACTATTAAAACGCTCGCCGACAGAATCAAATAAATATATAGGAATTGGTGCTACCGTGTTTTTCACTGGAGTGCTCGCAGCTTTGGCTGCAGGGTATGCGCTCTTTACCGTTTTTCAATCTATTTGGCCCGCCATGTTCTTTGGCTTGCTATGGGGGCTTATGATATTCAATCTGGATAGGTTTATCGTTTCCAGTATGCGAAAAAAGGAAAATTCCTGGTCCGAATGGAAATTGGCGATTCCTCGTTTGGTTCTAGCGGTCCTTTTGGCTTTGGTTATTTCTAAACCACTTGAGCTAAAAATGTTTGAACGTGAAATCAATAGAAAGATTGATGAAAAGCGAACAGAGTTTATTGCTCAATCTAAAGCAAATTTGGCGAAGGGGTTTCCTGAAATCCAAGAGCTTGAAGGCAAAATTGAAGTGCTTAAAATTGAAGTGAGTGAAGCTGAGAGTTTTCGGGATCAAGTTCAAGATGAGTATGATGCTGAGAGATTTGGCGAAAAGACTTCCAGTACTAGTGGGATTGTTGGGATTGGTACCAATGCTAAAAAGAAAGAGGAGCAATTGGATGCTGCACAGGTGGCTTTGGATAAGTTGAAGGCTAGGAATCAGATCAGAATAGATACCCTTGAAGCCCAGATTAGAGACTTTATGGCTTTAAGACAAGCCGAATTTGAAAAACAACAACCTGGAA
Above is a window of Algoriphagus machipongonensis DNA encoding:
- a CDS encoding aldo/keto reductase gives rise to the protein MNYRKLGKTGFEISEVGLGTWQIGGGWGNPFDPKIAEELLAEAFDHGVNFIDTADVYDAGLSEAAVGKAVREFSGKIFVATKCGRRIQPHQNQGYTVDKLRRYVEDSLRNTGLEQLDLIQLHCPPTEVYTRDEIFGLFEDLKSEGKIAAMGVSVEKITEGLSAMKYEIVSSIQVIFNIFRQRPAEILFRNAAKNDIGLIVRVPLASGLLSGNINTETSFSKDDHRYFNREGKAFDKGETFSGVPLEIAFPAIEELKKEIGADYSLAAFALKWVLMFPEVSTVIPGASKLSQLQSNIKVSEMAPLSEKNMAIAREVYDKYIRPEVHHLW
- the typA gene encoding translational GTPase TypA; this encodes MQNIRNIAIIAHVDHGKTTLVDKIIHASKIFRENQQFDDLILDNNDLERERGITILSKNVSVRYRDTKINIIDTPGHADFGGEVERVLKMADGVILLVDAFEGPMPQTRFVLGKALDLGLTPIVVVNKVDKENCRPDEVHEAVFELMFNLDATEEQLEFHTLYGSAKQNWMGPDWKNPTDSIVPLLDAIVDYIPAPKIEEGSLQMQITSLDYSNFVGRIAIGRVKRGSIKEGEQVTLCKNDDVFKKVRVKELHTFEGLGKAKVTEVVAGDICAVTGIEDFEIGDTIASLENPEPLKRIAIDEPTMNMLFTINNSPFFGKEGKFVTSRHLRDRLMKETEKNLALRVEPTDSEDKFLVYGRGILHLSVLIETMRREGYELQVGQPQVIFREIDGEKNEPIETLVVDVPESTAGKVIELATQRKGELLIMEPKGDLQHLEFKIPSRGLIGLRNNVLTATQGEAIMNHRFSAYEPFKGTIPERTTGSIISMENGPCTAYSIDKLQDRGTFFVNPGEELYGGQVIGAHSRDSDIVVNVQKGKKLTNMRASGSDDNTKIAPAVKFSLEEAMEYIQKDEYLEITPKTIRMRKIFLDEGERTRMAKKDA
- a CDS encoding GH92 family glycosyl hydrolase — its product is MKIIFKLISLCVLSLSFQVAFSQEKATDLVNPFIGTAPLTDPEVIGYTPPKDWRVWAGLTFPGSALPNAMVQLSPITKWGSGAGYEYEDSEILGFAHTNKGHWNLCNLPVLPISAEAVAPFKSSFSHENENASPGYYDVYLDDYKVGVKLTSTLRTGLHEYSFDNSKGRRILFGLGKANNGVSDWEIRLVGTKAVAGFQRVGRDKVHFYAELSHEVNDLKLEAQGQKDGFAVLSLSDQDAGVVTMKIGISYVSIANAKENLESESIDASFEEVQTAAEKEWDGLLSKISVKSDSRRDKEMFYTSLYRTFLWPALRSDANGEFSDEAGKIQKQDFKYYTIPSLWDTYRNKLVLLSILSPEVTGDVISSLINRAEITGFVPTFFHGDHGAPFIAGSYKRGISNFDVQKAYSFLLNNAYNAKGPRAHVEEYIAKGFISDPQVENPHVETKAKAGVSKTLEYAYDDYSLAILADTLGDKEHFQDLMSRSQNYKNVFDPSINFMRGRLENGDWISPFDTEYPYYEYMFREANAWQVSFYAPHDMPGLVSLYGGPDMFEEKLDEFFTKPWNPNHIARNVSTFIGQYCQGNQPDHEAPFAYYYVNKPEKSQAILDKIMNELYGIGPEGLALSGMDDAGEMSSWFVCAAVGLYPMSPADADYLVTVPLFDDVTWKVDNGNDLVILNPNRGRKLQEIKVNGKTLDGYFVGHDLFRKGGKIELVTN
- a CDS encoding glutaminase, whose product is MDYQQLIEEVYQEVQEENLKGKVADYIPEIATVDPNQFGIALVDIKGNVFGVGDHQKPFSIQSISKVHTLTMVFNFFNSKLWTRVNVEPSGDPFNSIAQLEYEKGIPRNPFINAGALVITDALCSKFEKPIEQVSAFINELAGETCVMVNNDVKNSEMDHGERNTALAYFLKSFKNFNNPIDQVLEVYFSHCAMEMSCVDLAKSFSFLANDGYSIFADRQVLTESQSRRVNALMLTCGFYDEAGEFAYKVGLPGKSGVGGGVAAVMPHKFSIAVWSPELNEKGNSVKAIRALELLTDKLSFSLF
- a CDS encoding outer membrane beta-barrel protein; its protein translation is MLRFYFLFLTLFLCGFLSHAQNKGPGFGVKGGVNYATSGKYFTDAGSIWKNPQASTGYHFGAFYKLGNYDLFLRPELIYSNTKFDAGVGTVKLRRLDAPVLVGMNFFKFISLVGGPSFHYSLKDNYSDFFENSPNKKLFLGYQFGLGFNVGPVGLDLRYERVLNDQKMTLDQFLKRKDKFRTEQIILGLSFQIK
- a CDS encoding GDSL-type esterase/lipase family protein — its product is MKLKTLVTLVLFLSLTATANLFAQENRFDQEIAQISQEVDNKGWSKGSVLFTGSSSIRMWKNLQAQFPEVPIINTGFGGSTAEDLSAQLFPAVLRFEPSKVFIYEGDNDINGGKTATEVMKTLDEIVTRIQKQLPNTTVNLIAAKPSISRWELKTSYLVLNDLMRQYCTAHDNVNFVNVWDIMLDKTGKPRNDIFIEDNLHMNEKGYSLWKEIFTPFLVED
- a CDS encoding DUF4407 domain-containing protein; amino-acid sequence: MSQVTRFFWFCSGANFSLLKRSPTESNKYIGIGATVFFTGVLAALAAGYALFTVFQSIWPAMFFGLLWGLMIFNLDRFIVSSMRKKENSWSEWKLAIPRLVLAVLLALVISKPLELKMFEREINRKIDEKRTEFIAQSKANLAKGFPEIQELEGKIEVLKIEVSEAESFRDQVQDEYDAERFGEKTSSTSGIVGIGTNAKKKEEQLDAAQVALDKLKARNQIRIDTLEAQIRDFMALRQAEFEKQQPGIEGFDGLAARMEALAVLTEESSAMAMANIFIMLLFIAIETSPIFVKLISPRGPYDEYLELHEDKVKLFKGEKWTFAKGESESRVDYFQETHFYATDLNKVKTNRKNKVKTEYEIEEIESKFGKKV